The region TGTTCCCGTTCGTCGCCGGGCATCTGCTGCGGCGCTGGATCGGCGGCTGGGTCGAACGCCGGCGCGCGCTGTTGCGCTACACCGACCAGGGCACGGTGCTGCTGGTGGTCTACACCGCGTTCGCGGCCTCGGTCGCTACCGGGCTGTGGCAGAGCACGCCGGTGCAGGCCTTGTACGTCGTGTTCGGCGTGTGTGCGCTGCTGCTCGCGGTGGTCATGCTCGCCACGACCTTCGCCGCGCGTCGCCTCGGCTTTTCGCGCGAGGACGAAATCGCGATCGTGTTCTGCGGTTCCAAGAAGAGCCTGGCCACCAGCGTGCCGATGGCCAAGATTCTGTTCGCGAGCAGCGCGCTCGGCGCGATCGTGCTGCCGGTGATGGTGTTCCATCAGATCCAGCTGATCGTCTGCGCGCATGTCGCGCGCCGTTATGCGCGCCAAGCGAAAACCGCGGTGTTGCCGGAACAGGTCGCCGACTGAATCCCGCCGCGCTCGGCCGAACCGCTCAGCGCGCGTCCTTGACCACCTCGCCGCCCTTGATCACCACCGGCACGGCTTCGAGCAAGGCGACGTTCCGGGTCGGGTCGCCGGCGACCGCGATGATGTCGCCCCAGCGGCCTTTCTCGATCACCCCGACGTCCTTGCTGCCCAGCGCTTCGGCCGCGTTCGCGGTCGCCGCCTGGATGGCCTGCGCCGCGCTCATGCCGTAGCGCTGCATCACCGCGAACTGGCGGCCGTTCTGGCCATGCGGATAGACCCCGGTGTCGGTGCCGTAGACCATCTTCACTCCGGCCTGATGGGCGCGACGGAAGTTCTCGCGCTGGATGTCGGCGACTTCGCGGTCCTTGCGCAGGTTGTCTTCGAGCACGCCGTTCTTCTTGCCCTCGACCTGGGTGTAGTCGGTGTTGTAGATGTCCATCGATAACCAGGTACCGTGCTGCCTGGCCAGGCGGATGCCTTCCTCGTCGATCAGGCTGGCGTGCTCGATGGTGTCGATGCCGGCGCGGATCGCGTCCTTGATACCGCTGGTGCCGTGCGCGTGCGCGGCGACCTTGAGACCCCAGCGATGCGCCTCGTCGGCGACCGCCTTCATTTCCTCCAGGCTCAGCTGCTGTTGGCCGGGTTCGGTGTTGCGCGAAAACACGCCGCCGGTGGCGCAGATCTTGATCACCTGCGCGCCGTACTTGCGCAGCTCGCGCACGCGCTGGCGCGCCTGCTCGGGCGAGTCGGCGTTGAAGGGGCTGCGCTGCTGCATCGACGGCGGGAAGAAGGTCGAGTCGCAATGGCCGCCGGTGGCGCCGAAGCCGTAGGCGGCCGAGACGATGCGCGGACCGCTGAGCTTGCCCTCGTCGATGGCCTGGCGCAGGCCGACGTCGTTCCAGGCGTCGGCGCCGAGATTGCGCACCGTGGTGAAGCCGGCGGCCAGCGTGTCCTGGGCGTGCTTGACCGCGAGCACCGACCAGAAGCGGTCGTTGAACTGCAGGCTGGTATAGCCGCCGTAGGTCGGGTCGGCATCGAGATGGGTGTGCATGTCGATCAGGCCCGGCAGCAGGGTCATGCCGGCCAGGTCGAGGCGCTTGGCACCGGCCGGCGCGGCATCGCCGGCACGGCCGACCTCGACGATGCGGCCGTCGCGGATCAACACCTGCGGGTTGTCGAGCAGGCGTCCGCTGCGCGAATCGAACAGCTTGGCCGCGGTGACCACCAGTTCGCGCGGCGGCGGCGCGGCGTCCTGCGCCTGCGCGGCATTGGCCGCCGACAGCGGCAACAGCGCCATGATCGAGCACGCGATCCGGTTTCTCATCGGCGACCTTCCTCTAGCGATTGGGCGCCGGTGCGGCGCGCGCGATTGGGCGCCTGCGCGGCGCGGACGATCAACGCATCCGCTGCAGCTCGAACAAGGGCGCCGACTGCATCGACGACGGCAGCCAGTGATCGATCAGCAAGAATGCGAACAACACCATCAAGTAGACGATCGAGTAGTTGAAAACCCGCATCGCGTACAGCTCGTCGGGCGGGTTCATCAGCTTCCAGGCGTGGTAGAGGAACACCGCGTCCAGCACCAACACCCCGAACAGATAGAAATAGCCGCTCATGCCGAACACGCACGGCAGCACCGAGACCACCGTCAGCAGGATCGTATAGAACAGGATCTGCCAGCGGGTGTATTCGACGCCGTGGGTGACCGGCAGCATCGGCACCATCGCCCGCGCATAGTCGGCGCGGCGGAAGATCGCCAGGGCCCAGAAATGCGGCGGCGTCCACACGAAGATGATCAGCACCAGCAACAGCGCATGGGCCCAGTCCCACTCGCCCTGCATGCCGGTGACCGCGGCCCAGCCGAGCAGCGGCGGCGCCGCGCCGGCGATGCCGCCGATGACGATGTTCTGCGGCGTGGCCCGCTTCAGGAACACGGTGTAGACCACCGCGTAGCCGATCAGCGAGGCGAAGGTCAGCCACGCGGTCAGCGCGTTGACCCAGACCACCAGGATGGTCATCGACAGGGCCGCCAGGATCAGCGCGAACACCAGTGCCTGGGTCGGCGAAACCTGTCCGGCGACGATCGGCCGCCACGAGGTGCGCGCCATCTTGGCGTCGATGCGCGAGTCCAGCAGTTGGTTGATGGTCGCCGCCGAAGCGGCGGCCAGCCAGATGCCGAAGAAGCCGAGCACCGACTCACGCAGCGGCGGCCAGCCCGGCACGGCCAGGAACATGCCGACGAAGGCGGTGAAGACGATCAGCGCGACGACGCGCGGCTTGGTCAGGTCCCAGTACTGCTTGGCGGTCGGGCGCTTGGCGGTATTCATCAGGGCTCCGGCGTGCGCAGGCGTGCGAGCAAAGAGACGAGCGCGAACAGCAGCAGCGCGGCGCCGGCGTTGTGCGCCACCGCGACCGCGAGCGGCAGGCCGAGCTTGACGTTGGCGATGCCCAGGCCGACCTGGGCCAGGGTCAGCGCGCCGAGCAGGCTCGCCCAGCCGCGCATGCCGGGCGTGCGCAACAGCTTCACCGTCAGGCCCAGCAGATACACGAACACCACCCCGGCCATGATGCGGTGGGCGAGCTGGATGGCGATGCGGGCCTCGCCGTCGAGGATGCCGCCTTCGTAGTCCACGCCGATGCCGCGCCACAGCACGAAGGCTTCGCCGAAGTCGTGGCGCGGCCACCACTGGCCGACGCAGGTCGGGAAATCGTTGCCGCAGGCCAGCGCAGCGTAGTTGGCGCTGGTCCAGCCGCCGAGCGCGATCTGCACGCCGAGCACGGCGATGCCGAGCATGATCAAGCGGCGTACGTTCGCCGCATCGGCCAGGCGGATCGGGTGGCCGATCGCGCGCCACGCGGTCCACACCAGCAACGAGAAGGTCAGCAGGCCGCCGAGCAGATGGCCCATGACCACGACCGGCTTGAGCAGCCAGGTCACCGTCCACATGCCGAGCAGGGCCTGGAAGATGATCACCGCCAGGGTCAGCGCCGACACCCGCGACAGATCGGTATTGCTCCAGCGCAGCGCCGCGGCGAGCAGGATGGCTTCGCCGACGATCGCCAGCGCCGAGGCGGCGACATGCTGGCCCTTCATGTACAGCGGTATCGCGACGGCCACGACCGCGGCCGCGGCGATCACCTGCGGCACCCCGTAGGCACGCTTGCGCGCCGACACCAACGCCAGGATCAACACCAGCACGCCGAGCAGGCCGGCGATCATGCGATGGAACTGCTCGCGCCAGGCCTTGTGCACTTCGACCGGACGGATCGCGGTGGCGACGTGGTCGGTGATCTCGTGGGCGCTGGTCGGCCAGGCCGCACGGCCGTAGCAGGTCGGCCAGTCCGGGCAGCTCAGGCCGGCGTTGGACAGGCGCACGAAGGCGCCGAACACGATCACGCACAGCGCCAGCGCGACCGCCAGCCAGGCGATGCGATGGAAATTCTTCGACAGGCCGGTCTTGCTCAGGCCGTTCGTAAACGGATCGGAGGATCCGGGCTTGTTGGTTACGCTCATTCGAAACTCGTTCCTACCCAACTCTGCTGCAACACTCGTGCGGCCGGTCGAGTCCCGGCGACTTGGTTTGTTTCATGCCGTTCCCGACCTCCCGCTCCGGCGCGCTCATTCTTGCCGTGGCTCGCGGCGCGACCGATCGGCGCCGCCGCTCACATCAGTTTCAGCAGCTTGGCCAGGTCGGCGCGCAGCCCGCCGGGATCGGTGCCGGGAGCGTAACGCAGAATCACGAAGCCGTTCGGGTCGACCACGTACAGCGGCACGCCGGCCGGGTCGTTCAGCCGCGGCAGGTGCGCGCGCAGCTCCGGCGAGGGGCCGAGCACGCGCAGGCTGGCCGGGCGCTTGGCGCCGGCCGGCGGTTCGCCGAGCCAGAGCACCTCGACATGGTCGGCGTCCTTGCCGAACAGCTGCCAGACCGTGTCGAGCTGCTGCGACAACTCGACGCAGGCCTCGGCGCAATCCGGCGCCGGCGCGACCACGATGCGCCAGATCCGCGCCGGCGGGTTCCAGGCATAGACGCTGCCGTCGGCCAAGCGCGGCTGCAGCGCGCGCAAGTCGGGCTTGGGCTCGAGCAGTTCGCCGTGCTGGCGGCTCACCGCCGGGTGGTGGTTGGTGAAACGCATGACCCCGGCGATCAGCATCGGCACGAAGAAGAACGCGGCGATCAGCACCAATACCCAACGGTTACGGTTGCGCTGCCGATGAAACACGGGGTCGTCGGAAGCGGAATCGGTGGAAGCGGAGCCGGCGGAATCGGTCATGAGGGGTCATCGTCGGAAAGGAGGCGCTTGGAACGGAACGTGAGGATCAGAGCGGTGACCAGCACCGCCACGGCGAGCGCGAACCACTGCAGCGAATAGCCGCGGTGCTTGTCCGGCGGCAAGGTGTTGGCGAGCAGTTCCAGGTCGCGCTCGTAACCGAGCTTGAGCGCGGGGTCCAGGCGCAACACGCGCGGCGCGAGCGGCGCCGACAGGCCAGTGGCCTCGGCGATCGCCTTCGGGTCGACCCGGGTCAGCAGCCAGCCCTCGCCTTCGCGGCCGATGCCCGGGCCCAGTGCGAGACCGGTCGACGGCGGCGGCGCCAGCAGCCCGCGCACGGCCAACTCGCCCTCGGGCTGGGGGATGGCCGGCAGCTTGCGATCGCCGCCGAGCGGCAACCAGCCCAGGTCGACCAGCAACGGCCCGCCCCGCACCGGCACGAAAATAC is a window of Lysobacter antibioticus DNA encoding:
- a CDS encoding metal-dependent hydrolase family protein produces the protein MRNRIACSIMALLPLSAANAAQAQDAAPPPRELVVTAAKLFDSRSGRLLDNPQVLIRDGRIVEVGRAGDAAPAGAKRLDLAGMTLLPGLIDMHTHLDADPTYGGYTSLQFNDRFWSVLAVKHAQDTLAAGFTTVRNLGADAWNDVGLRQAIDEGKLSGPRIVSAAYGFGATGGHCDSTFFPPSMQQRSPFNADSPEQARQRVRELRKYGAQVIKICATGGVFSRNTEPGQQQLSLEEMKAVADEAHRWGLKVAAHAHGTSGIKDAIRAGIDTIEHASLIDEEGIRLARQHGTWLSMDIYNTDYTQVEGKKNGVLEDNLRKDREVADIQRENFRRAHQAGVKMVYGTDTGVYPHGQNGRQFAVMQRYGMSAAQAIQAATANAAEALGSKDVGVIEKGRWGDIIAVAGDPTRNVALLEAVPVVIKGGEVVKDAR
- the cyoE gene encoding heme o synthase codes for the protein MNTAKRPTAKQYWDLTKPRVVALIVFTAFVGMFLAVPGWPPLRESVLGFFGIWLAAASAATINQLLDSRIDAKMARTSWRPIVAGQVSPTQALVFALILAALSMTILVVWVNALTAWLTFASLIGYAVVYTVFLKRATPQNIVIGGIAGAAPPLLGWAAVTGMQGEWDWAHALLLVLIIFVWTPPHFWALAIFRRADYARAMVPMLPVTHGVEYTRWQILFYTILLTVVSVLPCVFGMSGYFYLFGVLVLDAVFLYHAWKLMNPPDELYAMRVFNYSIVYLMVLFAFLLIDHWLPSSMQSAPLFELQRMR
- a CDS encoding COX15/CtaA family protein, yielding MSVTNKPGSSDPFTNGLSKTGLSKNFHRIAWLAVALALCVIVFGAFVRLSNAGLSCPDWPTCYGRAAWPTSAHEITDHVATAIRPVEVHKAWREQFHRMIAGLLGVLVLILALVSARKRAYGVPQVIAAAAVVAVAIPLYMKGQHVAASALAIVGEAILLAAALRWSNTDLSRVSALTLAVIIFQALLGMWTVTWLLKPVVVMGHLLGGLLTFSLLVWTAWRAIGHPIRLADAANVRRLIMLGIAVLGVQIALGGWTSANYAALACGNDFPTCVGQWWPRHDFGEAFVLWRGIGVDYEGGILDGEARIAIQLAHRIMAGVVFVYLLGLTVKLLRTPGMRGWASLLGALTLAQVGLGIANVKLGLPLAVAVAHNAGAALLLFALVSLLARLRTPEP
- a CDS encoding SURF1 family protein, which translates into the protein MSRRGTWLFGWTLALAAIALFANLGLWQGRRAVEKQAMLDAAAAVLSERTPRPLAAADDPVRARDYDWAMGLGRFDQRGALLLDNQQRNGRAGVRVYRIFVPVRGGPLLVDLGWLPLGGDRKLPAIPQPEGELAVRGLLAPPPSTGLALGPGIGREGEGWLLTRVDPKAIAEATGLSAPLAPRVLRLDPALKLGYERDLELLANTLPPDKHRGYSLQWFALAVAVLVTALILTFRSKRLLSDDDPS